GTAGCCGCGGGTGGTACGATCCGCACTGGCACTACGCCCACGAACTGGAAACCCGGACCGCACTCGACTTGATCGCGCTGGGTCACTTCAGTAACGGTGACCCGGGGGTGTTCGCCCCGATCCGTGACACGCTGCTCACGAAGGGCGACTACTACATGCACCTGGCGGACCTGGGCGATTACACGCGCACCCAAGAGCACGTGAGCGCGCTGTTTACGGACCCGGACGCCTGGGCGAAGAAGGCGCTCCTGAACATCGCGCACTCGGGCCGGTTCTCCAGCGACCGAACGATCCACGAGTACGCGACCGAGATTTGGGGCGCCGGGCCGTGCCCGGTCGATTGAGTCAACCGAATTCGCGTACCCGCGACGCGATTACCAGAGAGTACCCGATGCCGATCTCTCCGCTCGCCGGGAAACCGGTCCCGAAAGAACTGCTCGTCGACGTCGCCGCCCTGGAGCGGGCGTACTACTCCCACAAGCCCGACCCGGGCGACCCCAACCAGCGGGTCGCGTTCGGCACGAGCGGGCACCGCGGCACACCGGGCAACAACACGTTCACCGAGGCCCACATTCTCGCGATCTCGCAAGCCATTTGCGACTACCGCGCGGCCCACGGGATCACCGGCCCGCTGTTCATGGGCAAGGACACGCACGCACTCTCCGCCGCTGCTCAGCGCACGGCCCTGGAGGTGCTCGCGGCCAACGGCGCCGAGACCGTGATCCAGAGGGACAACGGCGTGACCCCGACGCCCGTCATCTCGCGCGCGATCATCGTTCATAACCGCGGGCGCTCGACGGGCCTCGCCGACGGGATCGTCATCACGCCCTCGCATAACCCGCCCGAGGACGGCGGGTTCAAGTACAACCCGACCAACGGTGGCCCGGCCGACACGGACATCACGAAGTGGGTCCAGGACCGCGCGAACGAACTGTTGCGCGGGAACAACACGGGTGTGAAGCGCGTCCCGCCGCTCTCGGCTCTCACCGCGGCGACCACGCGCCACGAGGACTTCGTCCGCCCGTATGTGGACGACCTCCGGAACGTGATCGACATGGATGCGATCCGCGGCGCGAAGCTGAAGCTCGGTGTGGACCCACTCGGCGGCGCGGCCGGCGGGTACTGGGCCGTCATCAACGAAACCTACGGGCTGAACATCGAAGTCACGAACGCGGCGGTCGATCCGACGTTCTCGTTCATGACCGCGGACCACGACGGGAAGATCCGGATGGACTGCTCCAGTCCCTACGCAATGGCCCGGCTCGTCGCGCTCAAGGACAAATACCGCGTCGCGTTCGCGAACGACCCGGACTCCGACCGGCACGGGATCGTCACCCCGTCCGCGGGGCTGATGAACCCGAACCATTACCTCGCGGTCGCGATCCGCTACCTGCTCACGCACCGCCCAGGCTGGCGCGCGAGCGCGGCCATCGGGAAGACGCTCGTCAGCAGCGCGCTGATCGACCGCGTGGTCTACTCGCTCGGCCGCACGTTGCTGGAAGTACCAGTCGGGTTCAAGTGGTTCGCGCCGGGTCTGTTCGACGGGTCCGTCGGCTTCGGAGGTGAAGAGAGCGCCGGCGCCAGTTTCCTGCGGAAAGACGGCACTGTGTGGTCCACAGACAAGGACGGTCCAATTCTGTGCCTGCTCGCGGCCGAAATCACAGCCGTAACCGGGAAAGACCCGGGCGAGCACTTCGCCGAAATCGCGGCCGAATTCGGGATGCCGAGTTACACCCGCATCGACGCCCCCGCAACCCCGGAACAGAAGGCGAAGCTCTCGAAACTCGCGCCCGAAAATGTGACCGCGTCGGAACTGGCCGGGGACTCGATCACCGCGAAATTGACCCGCGCCCCAGGGAACGATGCCCCGATTGGTGGACTGAAAGTAGTCTCCGCGGGTGGCTGGTTCGCCGCGCGGCCGTCAGGCACCGAGAACGTTTACAAGGTGTACGCCGAGAGCTTCCGCGGTGCTGAGCACCTCGACCGCATCGTCAGCGAAGCTCAACAGATCGTCACCGCAGCGCTCAAATAAGCGAACCCCGCCCGCAAGGGCGGCGGGTGGGTCGATGACCTGCACCCGCCGCCCTTGCGGGCGGGGTAATCGTTGCTTGATTCAACCCTGCCCTTGCGGACAGGGTTCACCAAACCCTCGCCCTTGTGGGCGGTGCTCACCGAACTACAGTTACGGCTTGGGGCGCGCCTTCAGGTGGTCTTCCATCTTCAGGTGCGGGACGCCCTCGGCCCACCAATCCGGGGCCGGTTTGCCCATGAGGTGGTGATCGAAGAACTCGCGCATCCGGATCGCGTAGTCCGTGCGGTTCTCCGGCTTCACCAGCCCGTGGTTCTCCCCTCGATACTGCAACATCACGACCGGCTTCTGCAACCGGCGCAGCGTGTTATAGTACTCCACGCCCTGCGTGAAATCGACCGCACCGTCCTTGTCGTTGTGCAACAGGAGGAGCGGGGTATTCACGTTCTTCGCGTGGTACACGGGCGAGTTGCGGATGTAAGCCTCTTGCAGATCCCAGTACCCGGCCGTGAACCGCCCCTGGCTGCTCTCGAAGATCGGCTGGTTCGCCATGCCGACGTTCCAGTACACGCTGCTGTACATGCTCACGAGGTCGGTGAGCGCGGCCCCCGCGATCGCGCACTTGAAGCGGTTCGTCTGCGTCACCATGAACGCGGTCTGGTACCCGCCCCACGAGTGCCCGTGCAGCGCGATCTTGTCCCCGTCCACGACCCCCGACGCAACGGCCGCGTCCAACGCGGGCAGAATGCACTCGGCCGCGGACACTCCCGGGTCGTTTAGCCGGTAGGTGATGTC
This region of Gemmata massiliana genomic DNA includes:
- the pgm gene encoding phosphoglucomutase (alpha-D-glucose-1,6-bisphosphate-dependent), translating into MPISPLAGKPVPKELLVDVAALERAYYSHKPDPGDPNQRVAFGTSGHRGTPGNNTFTEAHILAISQAICDYRAAHGITGPLFMGKDTHALSAAAQRTALEVLAANGAETVIQRDNGVTPTPVISRAIIVHNRGRSTGLADGIVITPSHNPPEDGGFKYNPTNGGPADTDITKWVQDRANELLRGNNTGVKRVPPLSALTAATTRHEDFVRPYVDDLRNVIDMDAIRGAKLKLGVDPLGGAAGGYWAVINETYGLNIEVTNAAVDPTFSFMTADHDGKIRMDCSSPYAMARLVALKDKYRVAFANDPDSDRHGIVTPSAGLMNPNHYLAVAIRYLLTHRPGWRASAAIGKTLVSSALIDRVVYSLGRTLLEVPVGFKWFAPGLFDGSVGFGGEESAGASFLRKDGTVWSTDKDGPILCLLAAEITAVTGKDPGEHFAEIAAEFGMPSYTRIDAPATPEQKAKLSKLAPENVTASELAGDSITAKLTRAPGNDAPIGGLKVVSAGGWFAARPSGTENVYKVYAESFRGAEHLDRIVSEAQQIVTAALK